A stretch of Cytophagia bacterium CHB2 DNA encodes these proteins:
- the feoB gene encoding ferrous iron transport protein B — protein MRPLRSSAPLTKSARVLLVGNPNSGKTTLFNALTGLRQKVANYPGVTVEKKIGLLEGPDHVHVELHDLPGLYSLAANSLDEQIAVNEITARQTPPDLIVVVADATNLERNLYLCAQLLDLGLPALLVLNMMDEAERSEIHIDLAGLERKLGVRVLAASAKKGSGIEEIRRALFAALRSQANVKTGFWQIPKHIAQICKPVTGWFQANAAMGARRAFAEALRTISDETVLKSWAKHPYASELQGLVKTSRDALVKQHIPWRQTEAAARYAWVDQLIAENVRHGPAHRLTRSEKIDRVLTHRVFGPVILLAVLLVIFQAIFTWAELPMTVIEEFFTRMQEAVAAAMPDGVLEDLIVNGAITGVGAVVVFLPQILLLVFFLALLEESGYLARAAFMLDRVMAKIGLQGHSVIPLLSSFACAIPGIMAARTIKNPQDRLITILVAPLMSCSARLPVYTLMIGAFIPNIAVLGFISLQGLTLLSMYLLGIVMAIIAAYLLKRFIIKGKTQAFLMELPAYRRPSLRSILWQMYDRAKVFVLNAGKVILAISIVLWFLASYPRAAAPDGEQTAQATETAAENFEILNSYAGRLGKFIEPLIEPLGFDWKIGIGLITSFAAREVMVSTLATIYNVQNADESSVDLRETLRSEINPKTGEPVYTPLVALSLMVFFVLACQCMSTVAIVRRETDTWRWPMFMMTYMTVLAYLGSLVVYQGGKLLGWG, from the coding sequence ATGCGACCACTACGGAGTAGCGCGCCCCTGACAAAGTCTGCGCGTGTGTTGCTTGTGGGGAATCCGAACTCCGGCAAAACGACTCTCTTTAACGCCCTGACGGGTTTGCGCCAGAAGGTCGCAAACTATCCCGGCGTCACCGTCGAAAAAAAAATCGGTTTGCTCGAAGGCCCTGATCACGTCCATGTCGAGCTTCACGATCTTCCCGGTCTCTACAGTCTTGCCGCCAATTCTCTTGATGAACAAATAGCCGTCAATGAAATCACGGCGCGCCAAACGCCGCCGGATTTAATCGTTGTTGTTGCCGACGCCACCAATCTTGAACGCAATCTCTATCTCTGCGCACAACTTCTCGATCTCGGCCTGCCGGCATTGCTGGTGTTGAACATGATGGACGAAGCTGAACGCAGTGAAATCCATATCGACCTTGCCGGCCTGGAACGCAAGCTGGGCGTGCGTGTTTTGGCCGCCTCGGCAAAAAAGGGCAGCGGCATCGAGGAAATTCGTCGCGCGCTTTTTGCCGCGTTGCGTTCGCAAGCAAACGTGAAGACGGGATTTTGGCAAATTCCCAAGCATATCGCGCAAATTTGTAAACCGGTGACAGGTTGGTTTCAGGCCAACGCCGCGATGGGCGCCCGCCGCGCATTTGCCGAAGCGCTGCGCACGATTTCGGATGAAACCGTATTGAAATCCTGGGCGAAGCATCCGTATGCTTCAGAATTGCAGGGCCTGGTGAAAACCAGCCGCGACGCATTGGTGAAGCAGCATATTCCCTGGCGCCAGACCGAGGCCGCCGCGCGTTACGCCTGGGTTGATCAGTTGATCGCAGAAAACGTGCGCCATGGGCCTGCGCACCGTCTCACGCGCAGCGAGAAAATCGACCGTGTGCTCACGCATCGTGTGTTTGGGCCGGTGATTTTGCTCGCGGTTTTGCTGGTGATTTTTCAGGCGATTTTCACCTGGGCTGAGCTTCCCATGACGGTGATCGAAGAGTTTTTCACCCGGATGCAAGAGGCTGTTGCGGCCGCTATGCCGGATGGCGTTTTGGAAGATTTGATCGTCAACGGCGCGATCACCGGCGTGGGCGCGGTCGTGGTATTTTTGCCGCAAATTCTCTTGCTGGTTTTTTTCCTGGCATTGCTTGAAGAGTCGGGCTATCTGGCGCGCGCGGCATTCATGCTGGATCGCGTCATGGCAAAGATCGGTTTGCAAGGCCACTCCGTGATTCCCTTGCTTAGCTCATTTGCCTGCGCCATTCCCGGAATCATGGCGGCGCGCACGATTAAGAATCCTCAAGATCGGTTAATCACGATTCTAGTCGCGCCGCTGATGAGTTGCAGCGCGCGCTTGCCGGTCTACACGCTCATGATCGGCGCGTTCATTCCGAACATAGCGGTGCTGGGTTTCATTTCGTTGCAAGGCCTGACGTTGTTGTCAATGTATCTCCTCGGCATTGTCATGGCTATCATCGCGGCTTACCTGCTCAAGCGTTTCATCATCAAGGGCAAAACCCAAGCATTTCTGATGGAATTGCCGGCCTACCGCCGGCCTTCGCTGCGATCGATCCTGTGGCAAATGTACGATCGCGCCAAGGTTTTCGTTCTCAATGCCGGCAAAGTGATTTTGGCGATATCGATCGTCTTGTGGTTTTTGGCGAGCTATCCGCGCGCAGCGGCTCCTGACGGCGAGCAAACTGCGCAAGCAACGGAAACCGCCGCAGAAAATTTCGAGATTTTGAACAGCTACGCCGGGCGGTTGGGCAAGTTCATCGAACCGCTCATTGAACCGCTCGGCTTTGATTGGAAAATAGGTATCGGCTTGATTACTTCATTTGCTGCGCGCGAAGTCATGGTAAGCACCCTCGCCACGATTTATAATGTGCAGAACGCCGACGAAAGTTCGGTCGATCTGCGTGAAACACTGCGCAGCGAAATCAATCCCAAAACCGGAGAGCCGGTTTATACGCCGCTGGTGGCCCTGTCGCTGATGGTTTTCTTTGTGCTCGCTTGCCAGTGCATGTCAACGGTTGCAATCGTGCGCCGCGAAACCGACACCTGGCGCTGGCCGATGTTCATGATGACTTATATGACAGTGCTGGCCTATCTCGGCTCGCTTGTTGTGTATCAAGGTGGAAAACTTCTCGGGTGGGGATAA
- a CDS encoding TonB-dependent receptor: MFIMKQMLRPLALAALCASTLWAQQKTADVSGDTSYVMPEVVVVGKTENLAAIPGSANVLDLRTLEASRPFTANEAVRKLPGVNARDEEGFGLRPNIGIRGLNPTRSTKLTLLEDGVPLAYAPYGDNASYYHPPIDRFERIELLKGAGQILFGPQTIGGIINYITPAPQVKLAGFASVSGGSRDFFDGKFRFGGHRMVLDYTRKQGDGARDNIHSKLNDVNFKTVAALSKSQALTLRANALTEDSQVGYSGLTEAEYRNFGARYNPFKNDNFEIRRYGASATHNLQLSASTLLTTNLYFSNFSRDWWRQSSTTTDTQGGAAGTAFRDARLAGLRVNPDTLNSAQGRLRDYTTWGVEPRLKLAHTAFGVASELQAGVKAHFENQDRMQMNGASSKARTGSVAEDNLRETTAYSAFLVNRFFLGAWSLTPGLRYEHINSSRTNRLPGGLSGSDDLSKWIPSLGATWNPANALTMFAGVHLGFAPPRTEDVIDGTGTSTEVEAEESTNWEFGARFQPVAGSLIQATFFRNDFSRLIAVGSIAGGGTPLSQGEALFQGVELSGRYGFENGFYVDGAYTWLPEAEQTTPFSQVVGGAIIAGSAAGNRQPYAPKHMLTAAAGYAAHGFDALLEAVHVGAQFADFANTVTPTADGQRGELAAYTILNAALNYHLQPAHMTFFIAVKNLTDKTYIVDRTRGIQVGSPRLVQVGSRYAF, translated from the coding sequence ATGTTCATCATGAAACAGATGTTGCGGCCATTGGCGCTTGCCGCCCTCTGCGCCAGCACACTTTGGGCGCAGCAAAAAACTGCTGACGTTTCCGGCGATACTTCCTATGTCATGCCCGAAGTTGTTGTCGTCGGCAAAACGGAAAATCTTGCTGCCATTCCTGGCAGTGCAAATGTGCTGGACTTGCGCACGCTGGAAGCCAGTCGGCCGTTTACAGCCAATGAAGCGGTGCGCAAGCTTCCCGGAGTAAATGCCCGCGACGAGGAAGGCTTTGGGTTGCGGCCCAACATCGGCATCCGCGGCTTGAATCCCACGCGCTCAACCAAACTCACGTTGCTCGAAGACGGTGTGCCGCTGGCCTACGCGCCGTATGGCGACAATGCGAGCTACTATCATCCGCCCATCGACCGTTTCGAGCGCATCGAACTATTGAAAGGCGCCGGACAAATTTTGTTCGGGCCACAGACCATCGGCGGCATCATCAATTATATCACGCCCGCGCCGCAAGTGAAACTCGCGGGCTTCGCTTCTGTTAGCGGCGGCAGCCGCGACTTTTTTGACGGCAAGTTCCGGTTCGGCGGACATCGCATGGTCTTGGATTATACGCGCAAGCAGGGCGACGGCGCGCGCGATAATATCCATTCAAAACTCAATGACGTGAATTTTAAAACCGTGGCAGCTTTGAGCAAAAGCCAGGCGCTCACACTGCGCGCCAACGCGCTCACCGAAGACTCGCAAGTGGGTTACAGCGGCCTGACGGAAGCGGAATACCGCAACTTCGGCGCGCGCTACAATCCCTTCAAAAACGATAATTTCGAAATCAGACGCTATGGCGCTTCGGCAACACACAATCTCCAACTGAGTGCAAGCACGCTGCTGACCACCAATCTGTACTTTTCCAATTTCAGCCGTGATTGGTGGCGGCAATCGAGCACGACGACGGATACGCAAGGCGGCGCAGCGGGCACGGCTTTTAGAGATGCCCGCCTGGCAGGTTTGCGCGTCAACCCTGACACGCTCAACTCGGCGCAAGGCCGCTTGCGCGATTATACCACCTGGGGCGTTGAGCCGCGCCTGAAACTGGCACACACAGCTTTCGGCGTTGCGAGCGAGTTGCAAGCCGGCGTTAAAGCGCATTTTGAAAATCAGGATCGCATGCAAATGAATGGCGCTTCGTCGAAGGCACGAACCGGTTCAGTGGCAGAAGACAATTTGCGTGAAACCACGGCCTATTCTGCGTTTTTGGTTAACCGTTTTTTTCTCGGCGCATGGTCCCTCACCCCCGGCCTGCGTTATGAACATATCAATTCCTCCCGCACCAACCGGCTACCCGGCGGCCTTTCCGGATCCGATGATTTGAGTAAATGGATTCCCAGCCTGGGCGCGACGTGGAATCCCGCGAACGCGCTAACGATGTTTGCGGGCGTGCATCTCGGTTTCGCGCCGCCGCGCACGGAAGACGTCATCGACGGAACCGGCACGTCTACAGAAGTCGAAGCGGAAGAGTCGACCAACTGGGAGTTTGGTGCGCGGTTTCAGCCTGTGGCGGGAAGCTTGATTCAGGCCACGTTTTTTAGAAATGATTTCTCGCGCTTGATCGCGGTCGGCTCGATTGCCGGCGGCGGCACGCCGCTCTCGCAGGGCGAGGCGTTATTCCAGGGCGTTGAACTTTCCGGTCGTTATGGTTTTGAGAATGGGTTTTATGTTGACGGCGCTTACACCTGGCTGCCGGAAGCGGAGCAAACCACGCCGTTTTCTCAAGTGGTCGGCGGCGCAATCATCGCGGGCAGCGCCGCCGGAAACCGCCAGCCGTATGCGCCCAAGCACATGCTCACCGCTGCGGCCGGGTATGCCGCGCATGGCTTCGATGCCTTGCTGGAAGCTGTGCATGTAGGCGCGCAGTTCGCCGACTTTGCCAACACTGTTACGCCAACAGCCGACGGCCAGCGCGGCGAGCTGGCAGCATACACAATTTTGAATGCGGCGCTCAATTATCATCTTCAACCTGCGCATATGACGTTCTTTATTGCCGTCAAGAATCTTACGGACAAAACCTACATCGTCGATCGCACGCGCGGCATTCAAGTCGGCAGCCCGCGGCTGGTGCAGGTGGGAAGCCGGTACGCGTTTTAA
- a CDS encoding nucleoside deaminase codes for MKVEGHFLQQAIVLAKQARERGNHPFGAVLVLDDQVVLAAENTVNSEANPTCHAETNLVQMAVRVLTPEQIRRVTLYTSCEPCAMCAGAMYWAGIRKVVYALSCDELATFVGNDFLMPCRELFAPANENVEVARPFLPDAARAVHLNFWPQA; via the coding sequence ATGAAGGTGGAAGGACATTTTCTTCAACAAGCCATTGTATTGGCAAAACAAGCACGTGAGCGCGGCAATCACCCTTTTGGAGCTGTATTGGTGTTAGATGATCAAGTCGTGCTGGCGGCGGAAAATACCGTGAACAGTGAAGCCAATCCGACGTGTCACGCCGAAACCAATTTGGTCCAAATGGCGGTGCGCGTGCTGACTCCTGAGCAAATCCGGCGGGTAACGTTGTACACAAGCTGCGAGCCATGCGCCATGTGCGCCGGCGCAATGTACTGGGCGGGAATTCGTAAAGTGGTTTATGCCCTGTCGTGCGACGAGTTGGCCACGTTTGTTGGAAACGATTTTCTTATGCCGTGCCGCGAGCTTTTCGCCCCTGCAAACGAGAACGTGGAAGTCGCCCGGCCATTTCTACCCGACGCCGCGCGTGCGGTGCATTTGAATTTTTGGCCGCAAGCCTAG
- a CDS encoding DUF2269 family protein, with translation MSGDFITNLLKVLHLFFIIMGVGGALGQFLLVRRFRQAHPSDAEASEKMAVVLARFLEVYGLLFALITGVLLAFKMEAFRNGYLHVKILLVLIVVGLSHMELSNLKRMVALRAAGKSSEAGQLKQKHLMLTSVSLLLILVITWLVVFKPF, from the coding sequence ATGTCTGGCGATTTCATCACGAATCTGCTCAAAGTTCTGCATTTATTTTTCATCATAATGGGCGTGGGCGGCGCGCTTGGCCAGTTTCTTCTGGTGCGGCGTTTTCGACAGGCGCATCCCAGTGACGCGGAAGCAAGCGAAAAAATGGCGGTGGTGTTGGCGCGCTTCCTGGAAGTTTACGGCTTGTTATTCGCCTTGATCACGGGCGTACTGCTGGCTTTTAAGATGGAAGCGTTTCGCAACGGCTATCTGCACGTCAAAATCCTGCTTGTGCTCATCGTTGTGGGGTTGAGCCACATGGAATTGAGCAATCTCAAACGCATGGTCGCTTTGCGTGCCGCTGGCAAAAGCTCGGAAGCCGGCCAACTTAAACAAAAGCATTTGATGTTGACCTCAGTAAGCCTGCTGTTGATCCTTGTCATCACCTGGTTGGTTGTATTCAAGCCATTTTGA
- a CDS encoding leucyl/phenylalanyl-tRNA--protein transferase, which translates to MIPAETLLDAYSQGIFPMADESGEISWYEADPRTILEVQTFHPPRDLRRILNRRCFDVYFDRSFERVMRACAQREFTWISEEIIQSYVNLHRLGFAHSVESWQNGKLVGGLYGVALHGAFFGESMFFRVSHASKVALAALAEHLKKRGYVLHDAQMMTSTLKLFGAIEISREEYLARLHMALRKKVSFY; encoded by the coding sequence ATGATACCGGCAGAAACATTACTAGATGCGTATAGTCAGGGTATATTCCCGATGGCGGACGAGAGCGGCGAAATCAGTTGGTATGAGGCGGATCCCCGCACCATTCTCGAGGTGCAGACGTTTCACCCGCCGCGCGATTTGCGGCGCATCCTCAACCGCCGCTGTTTTGACGTTTATTTTGATCGCAGTTTCGAGCGCGTGATGCGCGCCTGCGCCCAGCGCGAATTCACCTGGATTTCCGAAGAAATTATTCAATCGTATGTGAATCTGCACCGGTTGGGCTTTGCGCATAGCGTGGAGTCCTGGCAAAATGGCAAGCTGGTGGGCGGGTTGTATGGGGTGGCGTTGCACGGCGCTTTTTTTGGCGAATCGATGTTCTTCCGGGTTTCGCATGCCTCGAAGGTTGCGCTGGCAGCGCTTGCCGAACATCTCAAAAAGCGCGGCTATGTCTTGCACGATGCGCAAATGATGACATCAACGCTCAAGCTTTTCGGCGCAATTGAAATTTCCCGTGAAGAATATCTGGCGCGCTTGCATATGGCCTTGCGCAAAAAGGTTTCGTTTTATTGA
- a CDS encoding phenylacetate-CoA oxygenase subunit PaaI: protein MLPPEKDAELRQKIANGFVVETEEHMTPGYKAALEVILTVQGDTELLSAPAYYFASKDAPTINSRLAVYAIIQDELGHANIAYRLLEDLGVSKQWLMYGRQPHEFKHPYGFDQALENWAEMVVANGFFDRAGITLLADVHKNCSYGPWQRALTKVDREEVLHLRHGESWMRRLAKAGGEAKKALQRAVDWMFPMTLEWFGLPDQLKKHNDQLDYRLKGLTNDQLRQVWMSATVPLCESIDIRVPAHYDESKQAYVIEYEFPVEYDPQAKRWLFDQPISWQQVFQRWKKRGPMNHIYVDMIQGNKTGTFGGLQWN from the coding sequence ATGCTACCTCCTGAAAAAGATGCCGAGCTGCGCCAAAAAATCGCCAACGGCTTTGTGGTCGAAACGGAAGAGCATATGACGCCGGGCTATAAAGCTGCCCTGGAAGTCATACTCACCGTGCAAGGCGATACGGAGTTGTTGAGTGCGCCGGCTTATTATTTTGCCTCGAAAGATGCTCCTACCATCAACAGCCGTTTGGCGGTTTACGCCATCATTCAGGATGAACTCGGGCATGCGAACATCGCCTATCGTTTGCTGGAAGATTTGGGCGTGTCAAAACAGTGGCTGATGTATGGCCGGCAGCCGCATGAGTTCAAACATCCCTACGGTTTCGATCAGGCGCTGGAGAATTGGGCGGAGATGGTGGTCGCAAACGGCTTTTTCGATCGCGCCGGCATCACGCTGTTGGCGGATGTCCACAAGAATTGCAGCTATGGTCCGTGGCAGCGCGCCCTCACCAAAGTCGATCGCGAAGAAGTGTTGCATTTGCGCCATGGCGAAAGCTGGATGAGACGCCTGGCAAAGGCAGGAGGGGAGGCGAAAAAAGCCTTGCAGCGCGCGGTCGATTGGATGTTTCCCATGACGCTGGAATGGTTTGGCCTGCCGGATCAATTGAAAAAGCACAACGATCAATTGGATTACCGTTTGAAAGGGTTGACGAACGATCAACTTCGCCAGGTGTGGATGAGCGCCACCGTGCCGTTGTGTGAAAGCATCGACATCCGTGTGCCCGCGCATTACGACGAATCCAAGCAGGCGTATGTGATTGAATACGAATTCCCGGTGGAATATGACCCGCAGGCAAAGCGTTGGCTGTTCGATCAACCGATAAGCTGGCAGCAAGTGTTTCAACGCTGGAAAAAACGCGGTCCGATGAATCATATTTACGTGGATATGATTCAGGGCAATAAGACGGGCACGTTCGGCGGCTTGCAGTGGAATTAA
- a CDS encoding metal-sulfur cluster assembly factor, whose protein sequence is MKSPLDEKAVWQALTEVMDPELPISVVDMGLIYSVTVAQNTIDIEMTFTAIACPAMDMMIGDIRDKIDSLAAGVSTRVSVVWNPPWTKARLTDRGKEVLQSLGIAT, encoded by the coding sequence GTGAAAAGTCCATTGGATGAAAAGGCCGTATGGCAGGCGTTAACGGAAGTGATGGATCCGGAATTGCCGATTAGCGTCGTCGATATGGGCTTGATTTACAGCGTAACCGTGGCGCAGAATACGATCGACATCGAAATGACGTTCACGGCGATTGCCTGCCCGGCGATGGATATGATGATCGGCGATATTCGTGATAAGATTGACTCGCTTGCAGCCGGCGTTTCAACACGCGTCAGCGTGGTGTGGAATCCGCCGTGGACCAAAGCGCGGCTTACGGACAGAGGGAAGGAAGTGCTGCAGAGTTTAGGCATCGCCACCTGA
- a CDS encoding metal-dependent transcriptional regulator, translating to MNTNVWKEFDQNVISHSGAHHLMAIDGLLRKQGYARVTDVAKSLNITRGSASITLKALKERGLVEEDENKFLHLSKNGNSLAQKIESKRIILIKFMKDVLHVSPEQAEIDACKVEHLISIETGEHLLAFLKFLFSGDQRAVDFLKAFLSYKNACGDITQCPVCETDCLINTDFSETSKTGGNRFTVSK from the coding sequence ATGAACACAAATGTCTGGAAGGAATTTGATCAAAACGTGATCAGTCACAGCGGCGCGCATCATCTGATGGCGATTGACGGCTTGCTGCGCAAGCAAGGCTATGCACGTGTGACCGATGTCGCCAAATCACTGAACATTACACGCGGCAGCGCTTCGATTACACTCAAAGCTTTGAAGGAGAGAGGACTGGTCGAAGAAGATGAGAATAAATTTCTGCATCTCTCCAAGAACGGCAATTCGCTGGCGCAGAAAATCGAATCGAAACGCATTATTCTCATCAAATTCATGAAAGATGTTCTGCACGTTTCGCCGGAGCAGGCGGAGATCGACGCCTGTAAAGTCGAACATCTCATCAGCATCGAAACCGGCGAGCATCTGCTGGCCTTTTTGAAATTTCTTTTCTCCGGCGATCAGCGGGCGGTTGATTTTTTGAAGGCCTTCTTGAGTTACAAAAACGCGTGCGGCGACATCACGCAATGCCCGGTATGCGAAACGGATTGCTTGATCAATACTGACTTCAGTGAAACCTCCAAGACTGGCGGCAACCGTTTCACCGTGAGCAAATAA
- a CDS encoding ferrous iron transport protein A, which translates to MITTTSAPALLFETSDNNDSTPWQPLAHLQPGEAGVIAGYHEEVGDDARLAELGLISGAGVRMVKYAPLGDPVQLSVRGFHLTISKKTAQGIFVKPEARK; encoded by the coding sequence ATGATTACCACGACGTCTGCTCCTGCATTGTTGTTTGAGACCAGTGACAACAACGATTCCACGCCATGGCAGCCTTTGGCGCATTTGCAGCCCGGCGAAGCGGGCGTGATTGCCGGGTATCATGAGGAAGTTGGCGATGATGCGCGCCTCGCGGAACTCGGTTTGATTTCCGGCGCCGGCGTGCGCATGGTCAAATACGCTCCCCTGGGCGATCCCGTGCAGCTTTCCGTGCGCGGCTTTCATTTGACCATTAGCAAAAAAACCGCGCAGGGCATTTTTGTGAAACCAGAGGCGCGCAAATAA